The Urbifossiella limnaea genome has a window encoding:
- a CDS encoding sialate O-acetylesterase gives MRLARFLALAAAVGFAPAARADVLPHPLFTDHMVLQRDTAVPVWGLAEPGEEVTVSLGDATAKATADKDGKWLAKLPPQKAGTGHTLGIKGKTSVELKNVAVGDVWVCSGQSNMEWSVNASWDADRYKNQPQNKNVRLFTVAKRTSTTPLTDQKDLKHFSSWAEPDAGNVGGFSAVAYHFGNHVQRSLGNVPVGLIHTSWGGTPAQAWASAEAMAAVPELKYYADAAKAAKAPVGPGSPASLYNAMIHPLLPFPIKGAIWYQGESNAGKAYEYRSLFQTMIKDWRAKWGNDFAFLCVQLAPWHANDADGVSWAELREAQLLATQQLPKVGMAVITDVGDLLDIHPKDKFTVGTRLGLSARELVYGQKVVGSGPVYKSMKVEGNKAVLSFDHVGGGLTKRYGTLNGFEACGADKMFRPAQAAIVGDTVVVTSPGIDAPVAVRFGWKNYPVVNLFNSNPDKKGGGLPATPFRTDDFPLTTGGLAAPAAKK, from the coding sequence ATGCGCCTCGCCCGGTTCCTCGCCCTCGCCGCCGCCGTCGGGTTCGCCCCCGCCGCCCGCGCCGACGTGCTGCCGCACCCGCTGTTCACCGACCACATGGTCCTCCAGCGCGACACCGCCGTACCCGTGTGGGGGCTGGCCGAGCCGGGCGAAGAAGTCACCGTGTCCCTCGGCGACGCGACCGCGAAGGCGACCGCCGACAAGGACGGCAAGTGGCTCGCCAAGCTGCCGCCGCAGAAGGCCGGCACCGGGCACACCCTCGGCATCAAGGGCAAGACTTCGGTCGAGCTGAAGAACGTCGCCGTGGGCGACGTGTGGGTCTGCTCCGGGCAGTCGAACATGGAGTGGTCGGTCAACGCCAGCTGGGACGCGGACCGGTACAAGAACCAGCCGCAGAACAAGAACGTCCGGCTGTTCACCGTCGCCAAGCGGACCTCGACGACGCCGCTGACCGACCAGAAGGATTTGAAGCACTTCAGCAGCTGGGCCGAGCCGGACGCCGGCAACGTCGGCGGGTTCTCGGCCGTGGCGTACCACTTCGGCAACCACGTCCAGCGGAGCCTCGGCAACGTCCCCGTCGGGCTCATCCACACGTCGTGGGGTGGCACCCCGGCGCAGGCGTGGGCCAGCGCCGAGGCGATGGCCGCGGTGCCGGAACTGAAGTACTACGCCGACGCCGCGAAGGCCGCGAAGGCGCCGGTCGGCCCCGGCTCGCCGGCGAGCCTGTACAACGCGATGATCCACCCGCTGCTGCCGTTCCCGATCAAGGGCGCCATCTGGTACCAGGGCGAGTCGAACGCCGGCAAGGCGTACGAGTACCGCAGCCTGTTCCAGACGATGATTAAGGACTGGCGGGCGAAGTGGGGGAACGACTTCGCGTTCCTGTGCGTCCAGCTCGCCCCGTGGCACGCCAACGACGCCGACGGCGTCAGCTGGGCCGAGCTCCGCGAGGCGCAGCTGCTCGCCACGCAGCAGCTGCCGAAGGTCGGCATGGCGGTCATCACCGACGTGGGCGACCTGCTCGACATCCACCCGAAGGACAAGTTCACCGTCGGCACCCGGCTCGGGCTGTCGGCGCGGGAGCTGGTGTACGGGCAGAAGGTCGTCGGCAGCGGCCCGGTGTACAAGAGCATGAAGGTGGAAGGGAACAAGGCGGTGCTGTCGTTCGACCACGTCGGCGGCGGGCTGACCAAGAGGTACGGGACGCTCAACGGGTTCGAGGCGTGCGGGGCCGACAAGATGTTCCGCCCGGCGCAGGCGGCCATCGTGGGCGACACGGTGGTGGTGACGTCCCCGGGCATCGACGCGCCGGTGGCGGTGCGGTTCGGGTGGAAGAACTACCCGGTCGTGAACCTGTTCAACTCGAACCCCGACAAGAAGGGCGGCGGCCTGCCGGCGACGCCCTTCCGCACCGACGACTTCCCGCTGACGACGGGCGGCCTGGCGGCCCCGGCGGCGAAGAAGTGA